Proteins encoded in a region of the Epinephelus lanceolatus isolate andai-2023 chromosome 20, ASM4190304v1, whole genome shotgun sequence genome:
- the LOC117264746 gene encoding uncharacterized protein LOC117264746: MSTSDAGELELIVVGGETATPLCRTARATRTTTARDQQDETFSERFKREKHQDDDTPTGQQCHPLAIRREETHKALILRAERLTKEAAAHCGESKVQTQKYTGPRFTSSLLLRLSRNPERSLKKSSDPCLHSSTETQRAEAEKSSSQVDGQTSPDTSIKAASDSPLSETTQFPAKEKEKVITDVCNELGSTTDLSVTPSFSNGKFGPHECNGLHMLPCGPQPRTDTRSVELEDIRDHRKHIDLVEISSPTRTMLSSTVVTVLAPHWSTRLRRTKRPEGTGDSEAQGSLQDVTNTAANRAREPFQETVGRSVTDGSQAPLRVPFLGTRRNTVGWSTKSGPASLNYESKRKMIQTISLDVNSGRVDNRKMDTDTFSYVPTTQSPTSPLPLDPNEQRMNPQTGHQGGISHLSSKPTTSSLLLSLRRVHSNGRNSNAGSSLSETNPSLLSSLPSDQDGKLFTTHLSQTFLNNNGIERSKPLLSPSSIFYRTTQSGPILSPSSPNQRERNTFETRFFSTSPKDMEDTPFSQQRQTMNRTQSSLSSSKQAFLSKGPSEGQENCRSSVFFESNASSPRHSPYDRSALPRRTTLTSTSWWKQSNLEDSSPLALSDTKDIKEKANTPLVPPSNNNRDLASPTDNSRFSSQIPNNRDNNNTTESVCKGNMNLIMKIQGGTDHKSERVVREQYGSNLNNREPQKPHSLPGVLSSSKISRATEQATLSHPKDLSRDDVNNSSFTANVTELPPTLLNPKSSNTPTESSSRYNNNHCTSKTNSTPASSHNKDSQKFTKPPLSLATTNTLSSQALSSKTTSALPLTPNTKTSSSFQSHPVASQTSIHASSYTGSSSQTTKFKTASATPLGFERSYASVLRPVHSKTASSLISTVNASSRTNNSPISTPSTSSAFTTGSHPTGTTAPSPSLLTPPVTSAVASFPTTITTTSLLTPPATPIITSPNYSDTSSPKEGRTFSSSPESDPKKRRPHVEGKRVRRVTWEDSVDLKDSEPTVEKPEPSQVSASPLSLSRSPQSVKVPSIISVLRSSSQTTDTSPLCSASPNSSSIQVGKGGKYRSLSSDSADLVSREQERSKQRHSDPMTFDQGRRDLSTPRQERTLSVESGTVQCRSSAPLSLPPDFSSGYKLRYSSPPYSTLMSTRSTQGETKTILPRSPLFQQSQYTPHLSMRTDPVAAMAMPMPTSKPPLLPVSLPQPLSLPFQNKTSTQGSTKCGVSEADQVNNNQSKNGIQDCQNGQILLVDNRLHKAQSPSSTCVTETLVYSIKSKVDTATAAPKNTTPKPLQHTANTPVSVETKLSQHKSHRGQCKEATREPCSHSDQSSSGSSSTGSQPPGENSKRRLKESVLGKSRFFSVESNSEQSPKRSRFALKKSVSTPSSSLSRSESDRASKTNNKMDQVLNRLKQTFSTRRSEDDVSFPWKWKRASQTPSVSGSSDVSDITVESTKKLEKQEQDKGMVLKDDEKRTEDTNRWTQNRYTLIPLPATGGTIAGEKLPIWSDESTLETDQEEQNVCAKHMESQNQPHLTIHSPTMQNFEFYKDETDYKPTNHFLSCKDPSPSRSHNPSAAYPNQFRKSTSSPRSPFSPFSSLSPVSPFTSPDATDDSVFYSPKLQRRRESPLPCEPVEGISLGGSRRSRASTGPPSAGPGQDNESLASSYADLKYGIEPGRSFSVSSVLSSRPSGPGRISTGSRFMSVGDLSESALICGGTDEDLDQWSVNPDWTTEYDCQPSKDSKMLYFPSDPGKMRSRSLPRSLTRRLANWSSEVSTSPTVTTTTSKPARLWSPNMNICHFAWDTEGPPTPPPTPPLSPVSRRMSKPPSPSSPNFPSSSGAPQQVDSQSSRGHLPSRGYVSSLSTFDESSDSGSDTTTDDEYYLETNENEDKETEL, translated from the exons AGACCAACAGGATGAAACATTCAGTGAAAGGTTCAAGCGGGAGAAACATCAAGATGATGACACCCCAACTGGACAGCAGTGTCACCCATTGGCCATCAGACGGGAAGAAACGCACAAAG CACTAATATTAAGAGCGGAGAGACTAACAAAGgaagctgctgctcactgtggtGAATCAAAGGTCCAGACCCAGAAGTACACTGGACCCAGAttcacctcctccctcctcttaagACTCTCCAGAAATCCAGAGCGAAGCCTCAAGAAGAGTTCAGACCCCTGTCTGCACAG TTCAACTGAAACACAGAGGGCTGAggctgagaagagcagcagtcaG GTTGATGGACAAACGTCACCAGATACCTCTATAAAAGCAGCCAGTGACTCTCCACTGTCTGAAACAACACAGTTTCCAGCcaaggagaaagaaaaggtTATTACAGATGTTTGCAATGAACTGGGGTCCACCACAGACTTGAGTGTAACTCCAAGTTTCTCAAATGGGAAGTTTGGACCACATGAGTGTAATGGCTTGCACATGCTTCCATGTGGACCCCAACCAAGGACTGACACCAGATCAGTTGAGTTAGAAGATATAAGAGACCATAGAAAGCATATTGATCTTGTGGAAATATCCAGCCCGACTAGAACCATGTTGTCTTCCACTGTGGTAACAGTTCTTGCCCCACACTGGAGTACCCGACTACGACGGACCAAAAGACCTGAGGGAACAGGCGATTCGGAAGCCCAGGGCAGTTTACAAGATGTGACAAACACTGCAGCAAACCGTGCACGTGAACCCTTTCAGGAGACTGTGGGCAGGTCAGTAACAGATGGATCGCAAGCACCCTTAAGGGTGCCATTCCTGGGTACCAGGAGGAATACAGTGGGCTGGTCAACAAAGAGTGGCCCTGCAAGCTTGAACTATGAATCTAAGAGGAAAATGATTCAGACGATTTCTTTGGATGTAAACTCTGGAAGGGTGGACAATAGAAAAATGGATACAGATACTTTCAGTTATGTACCCACAACTCAGTCTCCTACGTCACCCCTCCCCCTTGACCCAAATGAACAAAGGATGAATCCACAAACAGGTCATCAGGGAGGAATCTCACATTTAAGTTCAAAACCAACAACCAGCAGTCTGCTTCTGTCCTTAAGAAGAGTCCATTCAAATGGCAGGAACTCCAATGCAGGCTCCAGCCTCTCTGAGACAAATCCTTCGCTTCTGAGCAGTTTGCCAAGTGATCAAGATGGAAAATTATTCACAACACACCTTTCTCAAACCTTTCTCAATAACAATGGAATAGAGAGGTCAAAGCCCCTTCTCTCTCCATCGTCCATTTTTTATAGGACAACTCAAAGTGGGCCTATCCTTTCCCCATCATCGCCCAACCAAAGAGAAAGGAACACATTTGAAACCCGTTTCTTTTCAACATCACCCAAAGACATGGAAGACACACCCTTTTCCCAACAGCGTCAAACAATGAATCGGACCCAGTCCAGTCTTTCAAGTTCCAAACAGGCATTTCTAAGTAAAGGACCATCAGAGGGACAAGAGAACTGCAGGAGTTCAGTATTCTTTGAGAGCAATGCCTCTTCACCCAGACACTCCCCATATGACCGATCTGCCCTCCCTAGAAGGACCACCCTCACATCCACTTCATGGTGGAAACAGTCTAACCTGGAAGATAGTTCCCCTCTAGCCCTCAGTGATACAAAAGACATCAAAGAAAAAGCAAACACACCCTTAGTTCCACCCAGCAATAATAATAGGGATCTGGCCTCTCCGACTGACAACAGCAGATTTAGTAGTCAAATCCCCAATAACAGAgacaacaataacacaacagAGTCAGTTTGCAAAGGTAACATGAACCTCATTATGAAGATACAGGGAGGAACTGACCACAAATCAGAACGGGTTGTCAGAGAGCAATATGGCTCTAATTTAAACAACAGAGAACCACAAAAGCCACACAGTTTGCCCGGTGTTTTGTCTAGTTCTAAAATTAGCAGAGCTACAGAGCAAGCAACACTGAGTCACCCGAAAGATCTAAGCAGGGATGATGTAAATAATAGTTCATTTACAGCAAATGTAACTGAATTACCACCTACTTTGCTAAATCCCAAGAGCTCAAATACACCcactgagagcagcagcagatacAACAATAATCACTGTACATCCAAAACTAACAGCACCCCCGCATCTTCACACAACAAGGACTCTCAAAAGTTTACCAAACCACCTCTTTCTCTTGCTACCACCAACACTCTGAGTAGTCAAGCTCTTTCCTCCAAAACTACCTCTGCTCTCCCCCTAACCCCAAACACTAAAACAAGTTCCTCCTTCCAGTCTCATCCAGTTGCTTCACAGACCAGTATTCATGCGTCATCATACACTGGCTCTTCTTCCCAAACAACCAAATTCAAGACAGCCAGTGCCACACCTCTTGGCTTTGAAAGAAGCTATGCCTCAGTTCTCAGGCCTGTGCACTCTAAAACTGCGTCCAGCCTGATTTCCACAGTTAATGCCTCCTCTCGAACAAACAACAGTCCCATATCCACTCCTTCCACCAGCTCTGCTTTTACCACTGGCAGCCATCCTACAGGCACAACTGCCCCCAGCCCATCTCTCCTTACTCCTCCTGTCACTTCTGCTGTTGCATCTTTTCCCACCACTATCACCACTACTTCTCTCTTAACCCCTCCTGCCACCCCTATCATCACCAGCCCCAACTACTCAGACACTTCGAGTCCTAAAGAGGGAAGGACTTTCTCAAGCAGCCCAGAAAGCGACCCAAAGAAACGGCGCCCCCATGTAGAGGGAAAGAGAGTGAGACGAGTAACATGGGAGGACTCAGTGGATTTGAAGGATTCTGAGCCCACAGTGGAGAAGCCAGAGCCATCTCAAGTCTCAGCGagccctctgtctctctccaggtCGCCGCAAAGTGTCAAAGTTCCATCCATCATTTCCGTTCTGAGATCAAGCAGTCAAACCACAGACACATCTCCTCTTTGCTCCGCTAGCCCCAACAGCTCCAGCATACAGGTGGGGAAAGGGGGGAAGTATCGATCCTTATCATCCGACTCTGCTGATTTAGTgtccagagagcaggagaggtcTAAGCAAAGACATAGTGACCCTATGACGTTTGACCAGGGAAGACGGGACTTAAGCACACCCAGACAGGAGAGGACACTATCAGTTGAGTCTGGCACAGTTCAGTGCCGTTCTTCtgcccctctctccctccctcctgacTTTTCAAGTGGTTATAAGCTTCGATATAGCTCCCCACCTTACTCCACTCTAATGTCTACCAGGTCAACACAGGGAGAAACCAAGACAATATTACCCAGATCACCGCTCTTCCAACAGTCCCAGTACACCCCACATCTGTCCATGCGTACTGACCCAGTTGCCGCCATGGCCATGCCCATGCCCACATCCAAACCCCCTCTGTTACCTGTCAGCCTACCCCAGCCCCTGTCTTtgcctttccaaaacaaaactTCCACCCAAGGAAGTACAAAGTGTGGGGTTTCAGAAGCTGATCAGGTCAACAATAATCAGAGCAAGAACGGCATCCAAGATTGCCAGAATGGTCAAATATTACTTGTTGACAACAGACTTCACAAGGCACAAAGCCCCTCCTCAACATGTGTAACTGAGACACTGGTTTACAGTATTAAATCTAAAGTAGATACAGCTACAGCGGCCCCGAAGAACACCACACCTAAACCTTTGCAACATACTGCAAACACACCCGTTTCTGTGGAGACCAAGTTAAGTCAACACAAGTCACACAGAGGGCAGTGTAAGGAAGCTACAAGAGAACCATGTAGTCATTCAGATCAGAGCTCCAGTGGTAGCAGCTCAACAGGGAGTCAGCCCCCTGGTGAAAACTCTAAGAGAAGATTGAAGGAGAGTGTACTGGgtaaaagcagatttttttcagtgGAGAGCAATAGTGAACAAAGCCCAAAGAGAAGCCGGTTTGCACTTAAGAAAAGCGTCAGCACACCAAGCTCCAGTTTGTCAAGGTCAGAGTCAGACAGGGCCAGCAAGACTAATAACAAAATGGACCAAGTTCTTAACAGACTGAAACAAACATTCAGCACCAGACGGTCTGAGGATGATGTATCGTTTCCATGGAAATGGAAGCGAGCCTCCCAAACACCTTCTGTTAGTGGATCAAGCGATGTCAGTGATATCACTGTTGAGAGTACAAAAAAGCTGGAGAAGCAAGAGCAGGACAAAGGAATGGTGCTGAAGGACGATGAAAAGAGAACAGAGGATACGAATAGGTGGACACAAAACAGATACACTCTCATACCACTCCCAGCTACAGGGGGCACAATAGCAGGAGAAAAGCTTCCCATTTGGTCAGACGAATCAACTCTAGAAACTGACCAAGAAGAACAAAATGTTTGTGCGAAACACATGGAAAGTCAAAACCAGCCTCATTTGACAATCCACAGCCCAACAATGCAGAATTTTGAATTTTACAAAGATGAGACAGATTATAAACCAACAAACCACTTCCTCTCTTGTAAAGATCCCAGCCCTAGTAGGAGCCATAACCCCTCAGCTGCTTATCCTAATCAGTTTAGGAAGTCCACATCCAGCCCCAGGAGCCCCTTCTCCcccttctcctctctgtcccctGTCTCACCATTTACCTCGCCGGATGCTACAGATGACAGTGTCTTCTACAGCCCAAAGCTACAGCGTCGCAGAGAGTCCCCCTTACCGTGTGAGCCGGTAGAGGGAATCAGCCTGGGTGGTTCAAGAAGAAGCCGGGCATCCACTGGCCCTCCAAGTGCAGGTCCAGGACAGGACAATGAAAGTTTGGCGTCCTCCTATGCAGACTTAAAGTATGGCATTGAGCCTGGGAGGTCGTTTTCTGTGAGTTCGGTACTATCCAGTCGACCCTCAGGGCCTGGTCGCATCTCCACTGGATCCAGGTTCATGAGTGTGGGTGACCTCTCTGAATCTGCCTTGATTTGTGGAGGCACTGACGAGGACTTGGATCAGTGGTCTGTCAATCCTGATTGGACCACGGAATATGATTGCCAGCCCAGTAAGGACAgtaaaatgttatattttccCAGTGACCCTGGTAAAATGAGATCAAGATCTCTTCCTCGATCACTGACCAGGCGCTTGGCAAACTGGAGCTCAGAAGTCTCCACTTCTCCAACTGTAACTACCACAACCTCAAAACCAGCCCGCCTTTGGAGCCCTAACATGAACATTTGTCACTTTGCATGGGATACAGAGGGTCCTCCGACGCCCCCTCCAACACCTCCCCTATCACCAGTGTCTAGACGCATGTCCAAACCTCCCAGCCCTTCCTCACCTAACTTTCCCAGCTCATCAGGTGCACCACAGCAAGTGGACAGCCAATCCTCCAGAGGGCATCTGCCCTCCAGAGGTTATGTATCCAGCCTTAGCACCTTTGACGAGTCTTCAGACAGCGGCTCAGACACGACGACAGATGATGAATATTACTTAGAAACAAATGAGAACGAAGATAAAGAGACAGAACTGTGA